From a single Lolium rigidum isolate FL_2022 chromosome 7, APGP_CSIRO_Lrig_0.1, whole genome shotgun sequence genomic region:
- the LOC124674337 gene encoding ADP-ribosylation factor GTPase-activating protein AGD5-like isoform X2, giving the protein MNEKASVSKELNARHKKILEGLLRLPENRECADCKSKGPRWASVNLGIFVCMQCSGIHRSLGVHISKVRSATLDTWLPEQVAFIQSMGNEKANGYWEAELPPNYDRVGIENFIRAKYEDKRWIPRNGTSKLPSSARDEKSSGQRSSLEQHRSSPAATNKIAPVASRMHTQASPQPKAELPVPKVASPPQPAKSPAKVVATPPKVHQPSVAPPPKVDYATDLFDMLSMDGPTEKEPESSSNDDNAWDGFQSAEAAPSSVKLDTAKPVESKTQSTSGIEDLFKDSPAVAASSAPAVSKANPKTDIMSLFEKSNMVSPFAMHQQQLAFMNQQQAFLMAALKSGNAPQMVPGNASLLNSNGSNAPNGSLPSQNWPNLGYLNPSSIPAAAPQNGAAKAGANSQDFSSGNFSFGSPGVYNNISSAMPSNGATSTSSNKSTSSTASSTLPSQSGKEYDFSSLTQGMFGKR; this is encoded by the exons ATGAACGAGAAGGCCTCCGTCTCCAAGGAGCTCAACGCCAGGCACAAGAAG ATATTGGAAGGCCTTCTGCGGTTGCCGGAGAACAGAGAATGTGCAGACTGCAAATCAAA AGGTCCTCGATGGGCAAGCGTAAATCTTGGGATATTTGTATGCATGCAGTGTTCTGGAATTCATAGAAGCCTTGGGGTACACATATCGAAG GTAAGGTCTGCTACACTTGATACATGGCTGCCGGAGCAAGTTGCATTTATTCAAT caatgggaAATGAAAAAGCAAATGGCTATTGGGAAGCGGAGCTGCCCCCTAATTATGATAGGGTTGGGATAGAAAACTTCATCCGTGCGAA ATACGAGGATAAGAGATGGATACCGAGGAATGGAACATCAAAGCTGCCCTCTAGTGCTCGAGATGAGAAGAGTTCAGGCCAAAGATCTTCATTGGAGCAACACCGCTCTTCACCAGCTGCTACGAACAAAATTGCTCCAGTAGCTTCTAGGATGCACACACAG GCATCTCCTCAGCCAAAAGCAGAACTACCAGTTCCCAAGGTTGCTTCGCCTCCTCAGCCAGCGAAATCACCTGCTAAAGTCGTTGCAACACCCCCAAAAGTTCATCAGCCATCGGTTGCACCACCTCCTAAAGTTGACTATGCCACTGACCTCTTTGACATGTTATCAATGGATGGACCAACTGAGAAAGAACCGGAGTCATCTTCGAACGATGACAATGCTTGGGATGGCTTCCAGT CTGCAGAAGCAGCACCTAGCTCTGTGAAATTGGATACTGCTAAGCCAGTAGAAAGTAAGACCCAGTCTACATCAGGAATAGAAGACTTGTTTAAAGACTCACCAGCGGTGGCAGCATCTTCAGCTCCAGCTGTTTCCAAAGCAAACCCGAAGACAGATATCATGAGTCTGTTTGAGAAG TCCAATATGGTATCACCATTTGCTATGCATCAGCAGCAGCTTGCTTTTATGAATCAACAGCAAGCTTTCCTAATGGCTGCTCTTAAATCTGGAAATGCACCCCAAATGGTTCCGGGGAATGCCAGTCTGCTAAATTCGAATGGTTCTAATGCCCCCAATGGAAGCTTGCCTTCCCAAAACTGGCCAAATCTAGGTTATCTAAACCCTTCATCGattccagcagcagcaccacagaATGGTGCCGCCAAG GCTGGGGCCAACAGTCAGGACTTCTCTTCTGGGAACTTCAGTTTTGGTTCACCTGG CGTGTACAACAACATAAGTTCAGCAATGCCTTCAAATGGGGCCACAAGCACGAGTTCTAACAAAAGCACATCATCTACTGCCTCTTCTACCCTCCCCTCTCAATCAGGCAAAGAGTACGATTTTTCCTCATTAACTCAAGGAATGTTCGGGAAGCGATGA
- the LOC124674337 gene encoding ADP-ribosylation factor GTPase-activating protein AGD5-like isoform X1, whose translation MNEKASVSKELNARHKKILEGLLRLPENRECADCKSKGPRWASVNLGIFVCMQCSGIHRSLGVHISKVRSATLDTWLPEQVAFIQSMGNEKANGYWEAELPPNYDRVGIENFIRAKYEDKRWIPRNGTSKLPSSARDEKSSGQRSSLEQHRSSPAATNKIAPVASRMHTQQASPQPKAELPVPKVASPPQPAKSPAKVVATPPKVHQPSVAPPPKVDYATDLFDMLSMDGPTEKEPESSSNDDNAWDGFQSAEAAPSSVKLDTAKPVESKTQSTSGIEDLFKDSPAVAASSAPAVSKANPKTDIMSLFEKSNMVSPFAMHQQQLAFMNQQQAFLMAALKSGNAPQMVPGNASLLNSNGSNAPNGSLPSQNWPNLGYLNPSSIPAAAPQNGAAKAGANSQDFSSGNFSFGSPGVYNNISSAMPSNGATSTSSNKSTSSTASSTLPSQSGKEYDFSSLTQGMFGKR comes from the exons ATGAACGAGAAGGCCTCCGTCTCCAAGGAGCTCAACGCCAGGCACAAGAAG ATATTGGAAGGCCTTCTGCGGTTGCCGGAGAACAGAGAATGTGCAGACTGCAAATCAAA AGGTCCTCGATGGGCAAGCGTAAATCTTGGGATATTTGTATGCATGCAGTGTTCTGGAATTCATAGAAGCCTTGGGGTACACATATCGAAG GTAAGGTCTGCTACACTTGATACATGGCTGCCGGAGCAAGTTGCATTTATTCAAT caatgggaAATGAAAAAGCAAATGGCTATTGGGAAGCGGAGCTGCCCCCTAATTATGATAGGGTTGGGATAGAAAACTTCATCCGTGCGAA ATACGAGGATAAGAGATGGATACCGAGGAATGGAACATCAAAGCTGCCCTCTAGTGCTCGAGATGAGAAGAGTTCAGGCCAAAGATCTTCATTGGAGCAACACCGCTCTTCACCAGCTGCTACGAACAAAATTGCTCCAGTAGCTTCTAGGATGCACACACAG CAGGCATCTCCTCAGCCAAAAGCAGAACTACCAGTTCCCAAGGTTGCTTCGCCTCCTCAGCCAGCGAAATCACCTGCTAAAGTCGTTGCAACACCCCCAAAAGTTCATCAGCCATCGGTTGCACCACCTCCTAAAGTTGACTATGCCACTGACCTCTTTGACATGTTATCAATGGATGGACCAACTGAGAAAGAACCGGAGTCATCTTCGAACGATGACAATGCTTGGGATGGCTTCCAGT CTGCAGAAGCAGCACCTAGCTCTGTGAAATTGGATACTGCTAAGCCAGTAGAAAGTAAGACCCAGTCTACATCAGGAATAGAAGACTTGTTTAAAGACTCACCAGCGGTGGCAGCATCTTCAGCTCCAGCTGTTTCCAAAGCAAACCCGAAGACAGATATCATGAGTCTGTTTGAGAAG TCCAATATGGTATCACCATTTGCTATGCATCAGCAGCAGCTTGCTTTTATGAATCAACAGCAAGCTTTCCTAATGGCTGCTCTTAAATCTGGAAATGCACCCCAAATGGTTCCGGGGAATGCCAGTCTGCTAAATTCGAATGGTTCTAATGCCCCCAATGGAAGCTTGCCTTCCCAAAACTGGCCAAATCTAGGTTATCTAAACCCTTCATCGattccagcagcagcaccacagaATGGTGCCGCCAAG GCTGGGGCCAACAGTCAGGACTTCTCTTCTGGGAACTTCAGTTTTGGTTCACCTGG CGTGTACAACAACATAAGTTCAGCAATGCCTTCAAATGGGGCCACAAGCACGAGTTCTAACAAAAGCACATCATCTACTGCCTCTTCTACCCTCCCCTCTCAATCAGGCAAAGAGTACGATTTTTCCTCATTAACTCAAGGAATGTTCGGGAAGCGATGA
- the LOC124677159 gene encoding elongator complex protein 1-like, giving the protein MKNLKLVTRIAQELQLQLDGETLAVSAIDAERHRAFFVSSANFLYSVHLLAPTQQPLQWGKTSLDSDVEEVVLEPGDFIVSMDYLMEKESLLLGSADGCLLLYNVEERTTEVVGRVEGGVKTVASSPDGALLSVTTGFGQLLVMTHDWEVLFETSIDPQSTAPCEIDSSGGQIQSSVSWRGDGKYFATLGGQDGSPKKLTVWERESGKVHSSSDIKNFMGQSLDWMQSGAKVATAHERKTEGKCPLIVFYETNGLERSSFSIDEPAEVVIQTLKWNCNSELLAALVSCGQYDVIKIWSCSNNHWYLKHELRYTKKEGVNFSWDPTKPLHLICWTLGGEVITHRFAWTTAVSETSVALVIDGSRILVTPLSLGLMPPPMSLFYLAFPCAVNEVSFVSKISKNHLIAYLSNGSLCAVELPVADTWEEFEGSGISVDPCFSDFSLNNCMHLTLIDTRTLIGICRYRDYCSSTPISSSEASNLEDKHDSMFFVNEIKLVCSEDSLPGSVSSSGWQAIVSKRVPLESSVIGVSRNPAKGGSAFIQLSGGKIVEYCSDVNMSRMTALIHGGEVSPDFDFPASCPLMNAVLCHENGLVRTLLFGLDDSSKLHLGKRLLSNNCSSFTFYSSAYGATEQVATHLLVTTKQDILFIVDVNEILLKNGQVTVDSHVNSHPRAKQSKEHITVWEKGATLVGVIHGDEAAVIVQTTRGNLECMYPRKLVLVSIVQALVQRRFKDAMDMVRRHRIDFNMMVDYCGWKAFIKSAADLVQEVNNLSHITEFVCSIKNENVSSKLYETYIPFPDQCTTSVDNENSYGIFSENKVTSVLMAIRKALEEQTEESSARELCILTTLARSEPPLLEEALNRIKGIRELELLGVDDARRKLYPSAEESLKHLLWLTEPEAVFNAALGLYDLNLAAIVALNSQKDPKEFLPFLKSLECLPPAIMRYTVDLKLARYESALRNIVSAGNEYHEDCMGLLKSNPQLFPLGLQLFSDPDKRHQILEAWGDHLSEEKCFGEAAITYQCCLSYQKSLKAYHACGDWRGVFTVAGLLKFKKEEILQLAQELCDEFQALGKSGDAAKIALDYCSDVDRGVGCYISAREWEEALRVAYMHGRQDLVETVRDAALECAALLISEYQEGLLKVGKYLARYVAVRQRRLSLAAKLKSEDRFMDVEDDNVSEVSSSFSEMSAYTTRSTKESSASVVSSSVSKSRGSRRQKKAGKIRAGSPGEEMALVDHLKGMSLATGAQKELRSLLVVLTQLGKEDTARQVQLAGDSFEVSQMAAVKLAEDTISTDKIDENAHTLEHYTKMLRAHQPTTGETSSWRIKALSPP; this is encoded by the exons ATGAAGAACCTGAAGCTTGTGACCAGGATCGCGCAGGAGCTGCAGCTCCAGCTCGACGGAGAGACCCTTGCCGTATCCGCCATCGACGCCGAGCGCCACCGCGCCTTCTTCGTCTCCTCCGCCAACTTCCTCTACTCCGTCCATCTCCTCGCCCCCACCCAG CAACCGCTGCAATGGGGCAAAACTAGTCTAGACTCGGATGTGGAGGAGGTTGTTCTCGAGCCCGGAGATTTCATAGTTTCCATGGactatctgatggagaaggagtctcTGCTCCTTGGTTCAGCAGACGGTTGTCTCTTGTTGTACAATGTGGAGGAAAGAACAACTGAAGTTGTAGGAAGAGTGGAGGGTGGTGTCAAGACCGTCGCCTCTAGTCCTGATGGTGCGCTTCTCTCTGTAACGACCGGGTTCGGGCAACTGCTCGTCATGACACATGATTGGGAAGTGCTGTTTGAGACTTCTATTGACCCTCAA AGTACTGCTCCATGTGAGATCGACAGTTCTGGTGGTCAGATCCAAAGTTCTGTTTCTTGGAGGGGTGATGGAAAATATTTTGCTACTCTTGGGGGCCAAGATGGTAGCCCTAAAAAGCTTACTGTTTGGGAACGTGAATCCGGGAAGGTGCATTCCTCTTCAGACATCAAGAATTTTATGGGACAATCACTAGACTGGATGCAAAGTGGGGCTAAGGTTGCCACCGCCCATGAAAGGAAAACAGAGGGGAAGTGCCCCCTCATTGTATTCTATGAGACAAATGGCTTGGAAAGGAGCTCCTTTTCTATTGATGAACCAGCAGAGGTTGTCATCCAAACTTTAAAATGGAACTGCAACTCTGAACTTCTAGCTGCTCTAGTTTCCTGTGGCCAATATGATGTTATTAAAATATGGTCGTGCAGTAACAATCACTGGTATTTGAAGCATGAATTGCGCTACACTAAGAAAGAGGGAGTGAACTTCTCTTGGGATCCGACAAAACCACTGCATCTCATTTGTTGGACACTGGGAGGTGAAGTCATTACGCACAGGTTTGCATGGACTACTGCTGTCAGTGAGACTTCAGTTGCACTAGTTATTGATGGCTCACGTATCCTTGTAACTCCTCTCAGTTTGGGCCTCATGCCACCCCCCATGTCACTGTTCTATCTTGCATTTCCTTGTGCCGTGAATGAGGTTTCTTTTGtatccaagatttcaaagaaccATTTGATTGCTTATCTTTCAAATGGTAGCTTATGTGCTGTGGAACTTCCGGTGGCAGATACGTGGGAAGAGTTTGAAGGCAGTGGGATAAGTGTTGACCCTTGCTTTTCTGACTTCAGCTTGAATAACTGTATGCACCTCACTTTGATAGATACACGTACCTTGATTGGTATCTGTCGCTACAGAGATTACTGCTCTTCAACACCCATTAGCTCCAGTGAAGCTAGTAACTTAGAAGACAAACATGATTCAATGTTCTTTGTCAATGAGATCAAACTTGTATGTTCTGAGGACTCTTTACCAGGTTCAGTGAGTTCATCTGGTTGGCAAGCTATTGTATCAAAGAGAGTGCCTCTGGAGAGTTCAGTTATTGGAGTCTCCCGAAACCCAGCAAAAGGAGGTTCGGCTTTTATCCAATTAAGTGGAGGAAAGATTGTTGAATACTGTTCAGATGTAAATATGTCGAGAATGACTGCACTGATACATGGCGGTGAAGTTTCTCCTGATTTTGACTTCCCAGCATCATGTCCTTTGATGAATGCTGTTCTATGCCATGAAAATGGTCTGGTTCGGACCCTTCTGTTCGGACTTGATGACAGCAGTAAGCTACATCTGGGGAAAAGGTTATTGAGCAACAACTGCAGTAGCTTCACATTCTATTCCAGTGCTTATGGAGCTACTGAGCAGGTTGCAACCCACTTGCTTGTAACTACTAAGCAGGATATTTTGTTCATTGTGGACGTAAATGAGATTTTACTGAAAAACGGCCAAGTGACAGTTGATAGCCATGTCAACAGCCATCCTCGAGCAAAGCAAAGCAAAGAGCATATCACTGTGTGGGAGAAAGGAGCAACATTGGTTGGTGTTATCCACGGTGATGAAGCGGCTGTCATAGTGCAAACAACTCGTGGTAACTTAGAGTGTATGTACCCTAGAAAGCTGGTACTTGTCTCAATTGTTCAGGCACTGGTCCAGAGGCGTTTCAAAGATGCAATGGACATGGTAAGGCGCCATCGGATAGATTTCAATATGATGGTTGATTATTGTGGATGGAAAGCTTTTATCAAGTCAGCAGCAGATTTGGTTCAAGAAGTCAATAACCTTAGCCACATCACTGAATTTGTTTGCTCGATTAAGAATGAGAATGTTAGCAGCAAATTGTATGAGACCTACATACCGTTTCCTGATCAGTGCACAACCTCAGTGGATAATGAGAACTCGTATGGCATCTTCTCAGAGAACAAAGTAACGTCTGTACTGATGGCAATTCGAAAAGCCCTTGAGGAACAGACAGAAGAAAGCTCAGCAAGAGAACTCTGCATATTAACCACTTTGGCACGCAGTGAACCTCCATTGTTGGAAGAAGCACTAAATAGAATTAAAGGCATCCGAGAACTGGAACTTCTTGGGGTTGATGATGCCAGACGAAAGCTGTACCCATCAGCTGAAGAGTCTTTGAAGCACTTGCTTTGGTTAACCGAACCAGAAGCTGTTTTTAATGCTGCTTTGGGACTGTATGATCTGAACCTTGCTGCTATAGTTGCTTTAAATTCCCAGAAAGATCCAAAGGAGTTCCTTCCTTTTCTCAAGAGTCTCGAGTGCCTGCCTCCTGCTATTATGAGGTACACAGTAGATTTAAAACTTGCAAGATATGAGAGTGCTCTCAGAAACATTGTTTCTGCGGGCAATGAGTACCATGAGGACTGCATGGGACTCCTCAAGTCTAACCCTCAGCTGTTCCCGCTGGGCCTCCAGTTATTCAGTGACCCAGATAAAAGGCACCAAATTCTTGAGGCATGGGGTGACCATCTTTCTGAAGAGAAATGCTTTGGAGAAGCGGCAATAACTTACCAATGCTGTTTGTCATATCAGAAATCTTTGAAAGCTTATCATGCCTGCGGGGACTGGAGAGGTGTGTTTACCGTTGCTGGTCTTTTGAAGTTCAAAAAGGAAGAAATTCTTCAACTAGCACAGGAGCTATGTGATGAGTTCCAAGCACTTGGGAAGTCAGGAGATGCTGCTAAGATTGCACTGGATTACTGCTCCGATGTTGATAGAGGTGTAGGATGCTACATCTCGGCAAGAGAATGGGAAGAGGCTCTTAGAGTAGCTTATATGCATGGCAGGCAGGATCTAGTCGAAACTGTTAGAGATGCTGCTTTGGAATGTGCTGCATTGCTGATATCTGAGTATCAGGAAGGATTGCTGAAGGTGGGTAAATATCTAGCACGTTATGTCGCTGTGCGGCAGAGGAGATTGTCGCTTGCAGCTAAACTAAAGTCAGAGGACCGGTTTATGGATGTTGAAGACGACAACGTTTCAGAAGTCAGCTCTAGCTTCAGCGAAATGAGTGCATATACCACGAG GTCAACCAAGGAATCTAGTGCCTCGGTCGTATCTAGCAGTGTCAGCAAGTCACGAGGGTCAAGACGTCAAAAGAAAGCTGGCAAGATACGAGCTGGAAG TCCTGGGGAGGAGATGGCACTTGTGGATCATCTCAAGGGGATGTCTCTGGCAACCGGTGCACAGAAAGAGCTTAGGAGCCTGCTTGTAGTTCTAACACAGTTGGGGAAAGAAGATACCGCCCGTCAGGTGCAGCTGGCTGGAGATAGTTTCGAAGTATCGCAAATGGCTGCAGTGAAGTTGGCCGAGGATACAATCTCTACTGACAAGATTGATGAGAATGCGCATACTCTTGAGCATTACACGAAAATGCTGAGAGCACATCAGCCTACCACTGGTGAAACCTCCTCTTGGCGAATCAAAGCGCTGTCACCGCCATGA